Proteins encoded by one window of Gordonia jinghuaiqii:
- a CDS encoding ferritin-like domain-containing protein, with amino-acid sequence MTVSTTTVQQQLRAILALTNTEIQIAETRQAQARTDAIRKELTQNAQNARERAASIEAALRERGGLIDVISPVLGRVVAAAKTFAEQTQPLDEALLDDLALEQRLVARATYLKALATGQEDAALVDLADRLIDAHTATVHWLTTVLAEEALGGPTALRRGPTQWVSGVAARAITAPAIGASWAIDRTAEFARQIPDPVETLRNRFGRAVDDAAETASRAGDAVSNAGTAVSKTVAAGRDAALEAVEESARDNGAKGTADALHQLREVTGTVEAEELPIDGYVNLNVADAVAAVKELTKPADLRVTLAYEEAHKNRQRVVSAIEIRFAQLAKELVGIDN; translated from the coding sequence ATGACTGTTTCCACCACCACCGTTCAGCAACAACTCCGCGCAATTCTCGCGCTGACCAACACCGAGATCCAGATTGCCGAGACCCGGCAGGCACAGGCGCGTACCGACGCCATCCGCAAGGAACTCACCCAGAACGCCCAGAATGCACGTGAGCGCGCGGCGTCGATCGAGGCCGCCCTTCGTGAACGCGGCGGACTCATCGACGTCATAAGTCCCGTGCTGGGCCGGGTCGTCGCGGCGGCCAAGACCTTCGCCGAGCAGACCCAGCCGCTCGACGAGGCACTTCTCGACGATCTCGCCCTCGAACAGCGGCTCGTCGCTCGGGCCACGTACCTCAAGGCACTCGCCACCGGACAGGAAGACGCCGCACTGGTCGATCTGGCAGATCGCCTGATCGACGCCCACACCGCCACGGTCCACTGGCTGACCACCGTTCTCGCCGAAGAAGCACTCGGCGGACCGACAGCCCTGCGTCGTGGCCCTACCCAGTGGGTCAGCGGTGTCGCAGCACGCGCGATCACCGCACCGGCGATCGGCGCGTCGTGGGCCATCGACCGAACCGCCGAGTTCGCGCGTCAGATCCCCGACCCCGTGGAGACACTGCGCAACCGTTTCGGACGCGCGGTCGACGATGCGGCCGAGACCGCCTCGCGCGCCGGTGACGCCGTCAGCAATGCGGGCACGGCGGTCTCGAAGACCGTGGCGGCAGGACGCGACGCCGCCCTGGAAGCGGTCGAGGAAAGCGCACGGGACAACGGCGCAAAGGGCACGGCAGACGCGCTGCACCAGCTCCGCGAGGTCACCGGAACCGTTGAGGCCGAAGAGCTTCCGATCGACGGCTATGTCAACCTCAACGTCGCTGACGCGGTTGCCGCGGTCAAGGAGCTGACCAAGCCGGCCGATCTGCGTGTCACCCTCGCCTACGAGGAGGCACACAAGAACCGCCAGCGCGTCGTCTCCGCGATCGAGATCCGTTTCGCGCAACTCGCCAAGGAACTGGTCGGCATCGACAACTGA
- a CDS encoding amidohydrolase family protein, giving the protein MLDGALAVMIDGSTVTRGRLVVADGVVGEEHSGEGEIVDVSGCVITPGLVNAHHHLLQSAFRSRPDARFLPMSEWLVRMGRRYNATGVDPELTAAAAAVGLAESLLCGVTTVADHHLTWPRDQDPVELAGATIGAARRVGARLVFVRGTARDEPDAAAQSVVDIHDTHLPDAHTGVSPDGMIQLAVGPSGVHADGPETFAVLTEAAKRLGLRRRTQANEQIDVQIAAERYGRRPLELLDEWGWLERDVTVAHLCEITDAEIDLLARSGATATHAPGCDVPMGWGVARVAALTAAGVRMGLGTSGGGSNDAGHLLADARLAMQVSGLVGEPVSARGCLTMATEGSAAGLGRPELGHLRVGAAADLCVWDCSDVFDAGVPDALDGLLWAGPGRRPRDVMVGGRWVVRDGELVTVGSRTVAGELDAVLKR; this is encoded by the coding sequence ATGCTCGACGGAGCACTTGCGGTGATGATCGACGGGTCGACGGTCACCCGGGGGCGACTCGTCGTCGCCGACGGGGTGGTGGGGGAGGAGCACTCCGGCGAGGGCGAGATCGTCGACGTGTCCGGCTGTGTCATCACCCCGGGGCTGGTCAACGCGCACCATCACCTGCTGCAGAGTGCGTTCCGGTCCCGACCGGACGCGAGGTTCCTGCCCATGAGTGAGTGGCTGGTGCGGATGGGCCGGCGCTACAACGCAACCGGAGTCGATCCGGAGCTCACCGCTGCGGCTGCCGCGGTGGGTCTGGCCGAATCCCTGCTGTGCGGGGTGACCACCGTGGCCGATCATCACCTCACCTGGCCGCGAGATCAGGATCCGGTGGAGTTGGCGGGCGCGACGATCGGCGCGGCACGGCGGGTCGGGGCCCGGTTGGTCTTCGTCCGGGGCACCGCCCGCGACGAGCCGGACGCGGCGGCCCAGTCGGTGGTCGACATCCACGACACCCATCTGCCCGATGCGCATACCGGCGTCAGCCCGGACGGGATGATCCAGCTGGCGGTCGGGCCGTCGGGGGTGCACGCGGACGGGCCCGAGACGTTCGCGGTGTTGACCGAGGCCGCGAAGCGACTGGGTCTGCGGCGTCGAACCCAGGCCAACGAGCAGATCGACGTGCAGATCGCCGCCGAAAGGTACGGCCGCCGCCCGCTCGAACTTCTCGACGAGTGGGGCTGGCTCGAGCGCGACGTCACCGTGGCGCACCTGTGCGAGATCACCGACGCCGAGATCGATCTGCTCGCGCGGTCGGGCGCGACCGCGACACACGCACCGGGATGCGACGTGCCGATGGGCTGGGGTGTCGCACGGGTCGCCGCACTGACCGCCGCCGGTGTCCGAATGGGGCTGGGCACCAGCGGCGGCGGCAGCAACGATGCCGGTCATCTGCTCGCCGACGCCCGGCTGGCGATGCAGGTCTCGGGGCTCGTCGGCGAACCCGTTTCCGCCCGTGGGTGTCTGACGATGGCCACCGAGGGGTCGGCCGCGGGGTTGGGGCGCCCGGAACTGGGGCACCTGCGGGTCGGCGCGGCAGCCGACCTGTGTGTCTGGGACTGCTCGGACGTGTTCGACGCCGGGGTTCCGGACGCACTCGACGGTCTGTTGTGGGCAGGGCCCGGCCGCCGACCACGCGACGTCATGGTCGGAGGCCGGTGGGTGGTGCGCGACGGTGAGCTGGTGACCGTCGGATCACGAACCGTGGCCGGAGAACTCGACGCTGTTCTGAAGCGTTGA
- the katG gene encoding catalase/peroxidase HPI yields the protein MTSDSRPPNSDAETRSNSESENPAISSPKPKAHAPLTNKDWWPEQIDLSLLHAHSSLSNPLGEDFDYAKEFAKLDVEALKADLVSLMTQSQDWWPADYGHYGGLFIRMSWHAAGTYRIFDGRGGGGQGAQRFAPLNSWPDNANLDKARRLLWPIKQKYGTKLSWADLLVFAGNVALESMGFKTFGFGFGREDIWEPEEVFWGPEDAWLGADKRYSGERELAQPLGATTMGLIYVNPEGPDGKPDPVAAAKDIRETFGRMAMNDEETAALIVGGHSFGKTHGAGDPDLIGPEPEGAPIEQQGLGWKSAYGKGKAEDTITSGLEVVWTSTPTKWGNGFLKNLYGYEWELTKSPSGAWQFVAKDGAGAGTIPDPFGGPGRAPTMLVTDVALREDPIYREITSRWLEHPEQLEEAFAKAWYKLLHRDMGPVERYLGPWVPEPQIWQDPVPAVDHELIDDADIASLKSTLLEVLSRTQLIKTAWASAASFRSTDKRGGANGARIRLEPQKNWEINEPGELAKVLPVLEQVQKDFNDSASGGKKVSLADIIILGGAAAVEKAAEEAGFPVTVPFTPGRTDASQESTDVESFAVLEPRADGFRNYSKGDEKTPLESLLLDRAYMLDLTAPELTVLVGGLRVLGANYGGTQHGVFTDRPGVLTTDFFRNIVDMSTEWKSGADENVYEGTDRTTGEAKWTATASDLVFGSHSQLRALAEVYAQDDSAERFVNDFVKAWVKVSNNDRFDLA from the coding sequence GTGACCTCTGACAGCCGCCCACCGAATTCCGATGCCGAGACGCGAAGCAACAGCGAGAGCGAGAACCCGGCGATATCGTCGCCGAAACCGAAAGCGCATGCGCCGCTGACCAACAAGGACTGGTGGCCGGAGCAGATCGACCTCTCGCTTCTACACGCGCATTCCTCCCTGTCCAATCCGCTCGGCGAAGATTTCGACTACGCGAAGGAATTCGCGAAGCTCGACGTCGAAGCCCTCAAGGCCGACCTCGTCTCGCTGATGACCCAGTCGCAGGACTGGTGGCCCGCTGATTACGGCCACTACGGGGGCCTGTTCATCCGCATGAGCTGGCACGCGGCCGGGACCTACCGCATCTTCGACGGCCGGGGCGGTGGCGGTCAAGGCGCACAGCGTTTCGCGCCGTTGAACAGCTGGCCCGACAACGCCAACCTGGACAAGGCACGGCGTCTGCTGTGGCCGATCAAGCAGAAGTACGGCACCAAGCTCTCCTGGGCCGACCTGCTGGTGTTCGCGGGCAACGTCGCCCTGGAGTCCATGGGCTTCAAGACCTTTGGCTTCGGCTTCGGCCGCGAGGACATCTGGGAGCCCGAGGAGGTGTTCTGGGGACCGGAAGATGCGTGGCTCGGTGCCGACAAGCGCTACTCCGGCGAGCGGGAACTGGCGCAGCCCCTCGGCGCGACCACCATGGGCCTCATTTACGTGAATCCCGAAGGCCCCGATGGTAAGCCGGACCCGGTTGCCGCCGCAAAGGACATCCGCGAGACGTTCGGCCGGATGGCCATGAACGACGAGGAGACCGCGGCTCTGATCGTCGGCGGTCACAGCTTCGGCAAGACCCATGGTGCGGGAGATCCCGATCTCATCGGCCCGGAGCCCGAGGGCGCCCCGATCGAGCAGCAGGGTCTCGGATGGAAGTCCGCCTATGGCAAGGGCAAGGCCGAGGACACCATCACCAGCGGCCTCGAGGTCGTGTGGACCTCCACTCCCACCAAGTGGGGCAACGGCTTCCTGAAGAATCTGTACGGTTATGAGTGGGAACTGACCAAGAGCCCCTCCGGCGCATGGCAATTCGTCGCGAAAGACGGTGCGGGCGCGGGCACCATCCCCGACCCCTTCGGTGGTCCGGGACGTGCACCGACCATGCTGGTCACCGACGTCGCCCTCCGCGAGGACCCGATCTACCGCGAGATCACGAGTCGCTGGCTCGAGCATCCCGAACAGCTCGAGGAGGCTTTCGCGAAGGCCTGGTACAAGCTGCTCCATCGCGACATGGGACCGGTCGAGCGCTACCTCGGGCCGTGGGTCCCCGAGCCGCAGATCTGGCAGGACCCGGTTCCCGCCGTCGACCACGAGCTGATCGACGACGCCGACATCGCTTCGCTGAAGAGCACACTGCTGGAGGTGCTCTCGCGCACTCAGCTCATCAAGACTGCGTGGGCGTCGGCGGCCAGCTTCCGCAGCACCGACAAGCGCGGCGGCGCCAACGGCGCACGCATCCGTCTGGAGCCGCAGAAGAACTGGGAGATCAACGAGCCCGGTGAGCTCGCCAAGGTGCTGCCGGTCCTCGAACAGGTCCAGAAGGACTTCAACGACTCGGCCTCCGGCGGCAAGAAGGTGTCGCTGGCCGACATCATCATCCTCGGTGGCGCGGCAGCAGTCGAAAAGGCTGCCGAGGAGGCCGGCTTCCCCGTCACGGTGCCGTTCACGCCGGGGCGCACCGATGCCTCGCAGGAAAGCACCGACGTCGAGTCGTTCGCCGTACTGGAACCGCGTGCCGACGGTTTCCGTAACTACAGCAAGGGCGACGAGAAGACCCCGCTGGAGTCGCTGCTGCTCGATCGCGCATACATGCTCGATCTCACCGCACCCGAGCTCACCGTGCTCGTCGGCGGACTCCGCGTGCTCGGTGCCAATTACGGTGGCACACAGCACGGTGTGTTCACCGATCGTCCGGGCGTGCTGACGACCGACTTCTTCCGGAACATCGTCGACATGAGCACAGAGTGGAAGTCGGGAGCCGACGAGAACGTCTACGAGGGCACCGATCGCACCACCGGTGAAGCCAAGTGGACTGCCACGGCGTCCGACCTGGTGTTCGGCTCGCACTCGCAGCTGCGCGCACTGGCGGAGGTCTACGCACAGGACGACTCGGCCGAACGGTTCGTCAACGACTTCGTCAAGGCGTGGGTGAAGGTCTCCAACAACGATCGGTTCGATCTGGCCTGA
- a CDS encoding Mur ligase family protein translates to MTTGDDPRARSASWGDAGMTIARVAAHLGVPIVGDAGVGAVVVRDLDDDSRTVRPGDAYLAIPGSRWHGLDFENEAAAAGAVLAISDRPSSVLPSLVVGEPRAAMGPLASWFHGEPSRDLRVFGVTGTNGKTSTAHFIEAALTAAGESAGLISGARIRGPGYDLVPERTTPEAPMLQRTLATFRRHGVTSCAMEVSSHAVDQHRVDGTGFRVMAFANLSDDHLDYHGSMEAYFATKAEMFTEARTQTAVISIDDMYGARLAAGTVPTTWTCSTRDASADVSAGGIRCGESGTRFTVHTPHGDADLHLQVLGPHQVANALLAITCVVADGVDITAAAEGISSVTGVAGRCEPVHGGQPYTAIVDYMHNTAGQNALLPYLRSLARGRLIVVIGATGGRDPGKRVPLGEVAARHADIVVVTDESPETEDPELIRAEVLRGARRAGSALVVEEPDRRTAFELAVSMAGPGDVVVVTGRGSDPFRRYGPHASFFDDHTELKRAITDSLGERIT, encoded by the coding sequence ATGACGACCGGGGATGATCCGCGTGCGCGGTCGGCGTCGTGGGGCGACGCGGGGATGACGATCGCTCGCGTGGCTGCACATCTCGGGGTCCCGATCGTCGGGGACGCGGGTGTCGGGGCGGTCGTGGTGCGGGACCTCGACGACGATTCGCGGACTGTGCGCCCGGGTGACGCGTACCTCGCCATCCCCGGAAGTCGTTGGCACGGACTTGATTTCGAGAACGAGGCGGCCGCCGCAGGTGCGGTGCTCGCGATCAGTGACCGCCCGTCGTCGGTGTTGCCCAGCCTGGTCGTCGGCGAACCACGCGCTGCGATGGGGCCGCTGGCCTCCTGGTTTCACGGCGAACCGTCGCGCGACCTTCGGGTGTTCGGGGTGACCGGCACCAACGGCAAGACCAGTACCGCCCATTTCATCGAGGCCGCACTCACCGCGGCGGGTGAGTCCGCCGGTCTGATCTCCGGCGCCCGTATCCGCGGCCCCGGATACGACCTGGTACCCGAGCGCACCACGCCGGAGGCGCCGATGCTCCAGCGCACGCTGGCGACTTTCCGCCGGCACGGCGTCACATCATGCGCCATGGAGGTCTCCTCTCACGCGGTCGACCAGCACCGTGTGGACGGCACCGGCTTCCGGGTGATGGCCTTCGCCAACCTCAGCGACGACCATCTCGACTATCACGGGTCGATGGAGGCCTATTTCGCCACCAAGGCGGAGATGTTCACCGAGGCCCGCACCCAGACCGCGGTCATCAGCATCGACGACATGTACGGCGCGCGGCTGGCGGCCGGCACCGTGCCCACCACCTGGACCTGCTCTACGCGCGACGCCTCGGCAGACGTCAGCGCCGGCGGAATCCGATGCGGGGAATCGGGCACGCGCTTCACCGTTCACACTCCGCACGGCGATGCAGACCTCCACCTGCAGGTGCTGGGACCCCACCAGGTCGCCAACGCGCTGCTGGCGATCACCTGTGTGGTGGCCGACGGTGTCGACATCACCGCCGCTGCCGAAGGGATCTCCTCGGTGACCGGTGTGGCAGGACGGTGCGAACCCGTGCACGGCGGTCAGCCCTACACGGCGATCGTGGACTACATGCACAACACCGCAGGTCAGAACGCTCTACTTCCGTACCTCAGGTCGCTGGCGCGCGGGCGCCTGATCGTGGTGATCGGCGCGACCGGCGGTCGGGACCCCGGCAAGCGCGTCCCGCTGGGAGAGGTGGCTGCGCGCCATGCCGACATCGTCGTCGTCACCGATGAAAGCCCGGAGACCGAGGACCCGGAGCTGATCAGGGCGGAGGTCCTCCGGGGTGCGCGCCGTGCCGGTTCTGCGCTGGTCGTCGAAGAACCGGATCGACGCACCGCGTTCGAGCTGGCGGTGTCGATGGCCGGGCCCGGCGACGTCGTCGTGGTCACCGGACGCGGCAGTGATCCGTTCCGGCGATACGGTCCGCACGCATCCTTCTTCGACGATCACACCGAGCTCAAACGCGCCATCACCGACTCACTCGGTGAACGGATCACCTGA
- a CDS encoding MBL fold metallo-hydrolase — MTAAPSFAEERYDEVTVLASAHGGAFPYGNTVAVRGSAGSLVIDPSLEVDHDPVDADAVMISHAHEDHIAGLRHFGADKFAHHSDVPGVRSLEVLLDNYGLTAEQRAAVDAEVGDTFSLTPGFPDAIGVDDGHVFELGGVTATVIHLPGHTAGHSGVLVEPTGFLYLADIDLTSFGPMYGDLGSSVDDYLASIAQVREIDARWYGTFHQKGVVTGADGFRARLDAYERVIHRRDERLLEFLGQPRTMEEIVAHRLVYRPHVQFPFVDAVERRTAELHLARLERHGQVARADDGTYNII, encoded by the coding sequence GTGACCGCCGCACCCAGCTTCGCCGAGGAACGCTACGACGAGGTGACCGTGCTGGCCTCGGCCCATGGCGGCGCATTCCCCTACGGCAACACCGTCGCGGTCCGCGGATCTGCGGGTTCACTGGTCATCGATCCGTCACTCGAGGTCGATCACGACCCGGTCGACGCCGATGCCGTGATGATCAGTCACGCCCACGAGGACCACATCGCGGGCCTGCGCCACTTCGGCGCGGACAAGTTCGCACATCACTCCGACGTTCCCGGCGTGCGGTCACTCGAAGTCCTCCTCGACAACTACGGCCTGACCGCCGAACAACGCGCCGCGGTCGATGCCGAGGTCGGTGACACCTTTTCGCTGACGCCCGGTTTCCCGGACGCCATCGGTGTCGACGACGGGCATGTCTTCGAGCTCGGCGGCGTCACGGCAACAGTCATCCACCTGCCCGGCCACACCGCCGGCCACTCCGGAGTCCTGGTCGAGCCGACGGGTTTCCTCTACCTCGCCGACATCGACCTCACCTCGTTCGGCCCGATGTACGGCGACCTCGGCAGCAGCGTCGACGATTATCTGGCCTCGATCGCGCAAGTCCGGGAGATCGACGCGCGGTGGTACGGCACGTTCCATCAGAAAGGTGTGGTCACCGGCGCCGACGGCTTCCGCGCACGGCTCGACGCCTACGAGCGGGTCATCCATCGTCGCGACGAACGCCTCCTGGAGTTCCTGGGACAGCCCCGCACGATGGAGGAGATCGTCGCGCACCGGCTCGTCTACCGGCCGCACGTCCAGTTCCCCTTCGTCGACGCGGTGGAGCGGCGTACCGCCGAGTTGCACCTCGCGCGACTGGAGCGACATGGACAGGTGGCGCGCGCGGACGACGGCACCTACAACATCATCTGA
- a CDS encoding Fur family transcriptional regulator has protein sequence MVGQVAPTTVYAQQLRAAKLRVTQPRVTVMNAVDQHPHADTDTIFGVVRETLPNVSRQAVYDVLHALTERGLIRRIQPSGSVSRYEFRTGDNHHHVVCRACGAIADVDCAVGEAPCLTASDDHGFVLDEAEVIYWGLCPDCVGTATT, from the coding sequence ATGGTGGGTCAGGTGGCACCGACAACGGTCTATGCCCAGCAACTCCGGGCCGCAAAACTCCGCGTCACCCAACCGCGGGTGACGGTCATGAACGCCGTCGACCAACACCCCCACGCCGACACCGACACGATCTTCGGGGTGGTGCGCGAGACGCTGCCGAACGTATCTAGGCAAGCCGTCTACGACGTCCTTCATGCCCTGACCGAGCGGGGCCTGATCCGGCGCATTCAGCCGTCAGGTTCGGTGTCGCGCTACGAGTTTCGGACGGGCGACAATCATCATCATGTCGTCTGTCGCGCATGCGGTGCCATCGCCGATGTCGATTGTGCAGTCGGCGAGGCCCCGTGCCTGACCGCCTCCGACGACCACGGCTTCGTGCTCGACGAGGCCGAGGTCATCTACTGGGGCCTCTGTCCGGACTGCGTCGGCACCGCCACCACCTGA
- a CDS encoding cupin domain-containing protein, which produces MRLPLRATLAAVAASAALLAPTLLSPATADATPPSGISAVTLAKTEIPADLLPFIPDGLQVEVREITIAPGGTTGWHYHDGNLIGLVRQGTLTHPGADCKPVVYKTGEIINEPAGKVNTHEGTNLGTVPVILDVVYLLPLKKPLFEDAPAPPCAD; this is translated from the coding sequence ATGAGACTCCCCCTCCGTGCCACTCTCGCGGCGGTCGCCGCATCAGCCGCCCTCCTCGCACCCACCTTGCTGTCCCCGGCGACTGCCGACGCCACACCGCCGTCGGGGATCTCGGCGGTCACGCTGGCCAAGACTGAGATCCCCGCCGACCTGCTGCCCTTCATCCCCGACGGTCTGCAGGTGGAGGTTCGTGAGATCACCATCGCGCCGGGCGGCACCACCGGCTGGCACTACCACGACGGCAACCTCATCGGCCTGGTCCGGCAGGGCACCCTCACCCACCCCGGCGCCGACTGCAAGCCGGTGGTCTACAAGACCGGCGAGATCATCAACGAGCCCGCAGGCAAGGTGAACACCCACGAGGGAACCAACCTCGGGACCGTCCCGGTCATACTCGACGTCGTGTACCTGCTCCCCCTGAAGAAGCCGCTCTTCGAGGACGCGCCGGCACCGCCCTGCGCGGACTGA
- a CDS encoding MBL fold metallo-hydrolase, which translates to MHRRVVLVCALLLTVFAGSAFPGAGPARADSDLVKARAAIFGADNVDAQTGAVRADRVIFSWFGVSNFAVAMAGKVFLVDAWVPNVYRNYVPTTPAQLAAIKPSHIFIGHAHFDHAADAVEIAARSGARLVGSAEHCAFFRQESSSVRCDAVAGSRPGTTATYDGLEGIGVTTVTHLHSELKAPTGDLPPLLPIPPSDRLITDPPQPDDLGRLAGHLGDPEGGAVLYAFDVGDRRIVWNDSVGPVAQDPAGPAVLAALRRLGPVDLHVGSIQGFNEITNGLKDAVRYIDAIRPKMFVPNHHDDWFPVIATPATTREKSFFDALASIDHRPEVRYLRDPSDYLNPDRITLDLAG; encoded by the coding sequence ATGCACCGTCGCGTCGTTCTGGTCTGCGCCCTGCTCCTCACCGTCTTCGCCGGATCCGCATTTCCGGGCGCCGGCCCTGCCCGCGCCGACTCCGACCTCGTCAAGGCACGGGCCGCGATCTTCGGGGCCGACAACGTCGACGCACAGACCGGGGCGGTACGCGCGGACCGCGTGATCTTCTCCTGGTTCGGCGTCTCGAACTTCGCCGTGGCCATGGCGGGCAAGGTGTTTCTCGTCGACGCCTGGGTGCCGAACGTCTACCGGAATTACGTACCGACCACGCCTGCACAGCTCGCGGCGATCAAGCCGTCGCACATCTTCATCGGCCACGCGCACTTCGATCACGCGGCCGATGCGGTCGAGATCGCCGCCCGCTCCGGCGCCCGCCTCGTGGGTTCGGCAGAACACTGCGCGTTCTTCCGGCAGGAGTCGTCGAGCGTCCGGTGCGATGCCGTCGCCGGCTCGCGCCCCGGCACCACCGCGACCTACGACGGCCTCGAGGGCATCGGCGTCACGACGGTCACGCACCTTCACTCCGAGCTGAAGGCACCGACGGGCGATCTGCCGCCTCTCCTCCCGATCCCGCCGAGCGATCGTCTTATCACCGACCCGCCGCAGCCCGACGACCTCGGCCGGCTCGCCGGACATCTCGGCGACCCCGAGGGCGGTGCCGTCCTGTACGCGTTCGACGTCGGCGACCGGCGCATCGTCTGGAACGACTCGGTGGGACCGGTCGCCCAGGACCCCGCCGGCCCCGCAGTCCTGGCGGCCCTGCGCCGCCTCGGGCCCGTAGACCTGCACGTCGGGTCGATCCAGGGTTTCAATGAGATCACCAACGGGCTGAAAGACGCGGTGCGTTACATCGACGCGATCCGCCCGAAAATGTTCGTGCCCAACCATCACGACGACTGGTTCCCGGTGATCGCCACTCCTGCGACCACCCGGGAGAAGTCGTTCTTCGACGCCCTGGCGTCGATCGACCATCGGCCCGAGGTTCGTTACCTCCGCGACCCGAGCGACTACCTGAACCCGGATCGGATCACGCTCGACCTGGCCGGGTGA
- a CDS encoding HNH endonuclease signature motif containing protein — translation MTPAQAKELIFAGDALRYRLSFTGHGLACGRIDKHRFLIAVRRTELITDLETMQTVDAHLAEAIFARPPMSTTRFTTMVDAIVATWAPDAIRRRNQRAHDDRNISVRSDRFHPGQARISGALTEADGAAFNAQLTTIATTVHPGDPRTLPQRRADALIALAHGTTTLTCHCPDCTPTPDPETADNDVDADANANANANAKPDSEAVTDVDDATSPAARSCDCDGRSTITAPQATFHIVVNLSTLVGVDNDPAFLDGHGILDADTARSLLADARRTYIHPHPDPGNNTGPGDTDSAALDSEFRYSPPKKLRALVRAGELCCVFPGCNAPVWNLDLDHTDPFDHTDPRRGGPTTERNLKPLCRFHHRIKTFTSWQDHQDEFLHAWFTTPTGHIFLGNAYNGRDLFGRRVPKRPPDHPARTTLDDLRATATRRRQRAEDRWNKANPPPF, via the coding sequence ATCACCCCGGCCCAGGCGAAAGAACTCATCTTCGCCGGAGACGCCCTGCGCTACCGATTGTCGTTCACCGGCCACGGTCTGGCCTGCGGACGTATCGACAAACACCGTTTCCTCATCGCCGTACGTCGCACCGAGCTCATCACCGACCTCGAGACGATGCAGACCGTCGACGCACACCTGGCCGAAGCGATCTTCGCCCGCCCACCCATGTCGACCACCCGCTTCACCACCATGGTCGACGCCATCGTCGCCACCTGGGCTCCCGACGCCATACGCCGACGCAACCAACGCGCCCACGACGACCGCAACATCAGCGTCCGCAGCGATCGCTTCCATCCCGGCCAAGCCCGCATCAGCGGAGCACTGACCGAGGCCGACGGCGCAGCATTCAACGCCCAACTCACCACCATCGCCACCACCGTGCACCCCGGCGACCCCCGCACCCTGCCCCAACGCCGCGCCGACGCCCTCATCGCACTCGCCCACGGCACCACCACCCTGACCTGCCACTGCCCCGACTGCACCCCCACACCCGACCCCGAAACAGCAGACAACGATGTCGACGCCGATGCCAATGCCAATGCCAATGCCAATGCCAAGCCTGACAGCGAGGCCGTCACCGACGTCGATGACGCCACGAGTCCCGCCGCCCGGTCGTGCGACTGCGACGGCCGCAGCACCATCACCGCACCGCAGGCCACTTTCCACATCGTGGTGAACCTGTCCACACTCGTCGGCGTCGACAACGATCCGGCATTCCTCGACGGACACGGCATCCTCGACGCCGACACCGCCCGTTCGCTGCTCGCCGACGCCCGCCGCACCTACATCCACCCCCACCCCGACCCGGGCAACAACACCGGGCCAGGCGACACCGACTCGGCTGCCCTCGATTCCGAGTTCCGCTACTCACCGCCGAAGAAACTGCGAGCCCTGGTACGCGCCGGCGAACTGTGCTGCGTGTTCCCCGGCTGCAACGCCCCGGTGTGGAACCTCGACCTCGACCACACCGACCCGTTCGACCACACCGACCCCCGCCGCGGCGGCCCCACCACCGAACGCAACCTCAAACCCCTGTGCCGGTTCCACCACCGCATCAAAACCTTCACCAGCTGGCAGGACCACCAAGACGAATTCCTCCACGCCTGGTTCACCACACCCACCGGCCACATCTTCCTCGGCAACGCCTACAACGGCCGCGACCTCTTCGGACGACGCGTGCCCAAACGCCCACCCGACCACCCCGCACGCACCACTCTGGACGATCTCCGCGCCACCGCCACACGCCGCCGACAACGCGCCGAGGACCGCTGGAACAAAGCGAACCCACCGCCCTTCTAG